The following is a genomic window from Actinomadura sp. WMMB 499.
ATCGCGCTCGGCCAGGCGTTCCGCGAGGCGCTCGGCGACAAGGCCGGCATCCGCCGGTTCGCCGACGCGTCCATCCCGCTGGACGAGTCGCTCGCCCAGGTGACCGTGGATGTGTCGGGCCGCCCCTACCTCGTGCACGTCGAGCCGGACGGCATGGCCCCGATGATCGGCCCCGAGTACGACACCACGATGACCCGGCACATCTTCGAGTCGTTCGTCTCGAACGCCCGGGTGGCGCTGCACGTCCACGTCCCGTACGGGCGCAACGCCCACCACATCGTCGAGGCCCAGTTCAAGGCCCTCGCGCGGGCGCTGCGCGACGCGGTCGCGTTCGACCCGAAGGTGCACGGCGTGCCGTCCACGAAGGGGGCCCTGTAACCGTGGAGATCGGCGGCGTGGAGTTCACCTACGGCAACATCGCGGTCTTCGGGGTGGCGGTGTTCCTGCTGGCCGGGGTGTACAGCTTCGTCAAGCAGGGCCTGAAGATCGCCGCGATGATCGTCTTCGTGCTGGCCGCGATGGCGTTCGCCGGGGGAGTGATGTGGCTGTGAGCCGCCCCGAGATCGTCGTCCTGGACTACGGGTCGGGGAACCTGCGCTCGGCCGAGCGGGCCGTGGCCCGCGCGGGCGCGTCCGTCACCGTCACCGCCGACCGGGACGCCGCGCTCGCCGCGGACGGC
Proteins encoded in this region:
- the hisB gene encoding imidazoleglycerol-phosphate dehydratase HisB; amino-acid sequence: MTRKGRVERGTKETQVLVEIDLDGTGRVDVATGVGFFDHMLAQLGKHGSFDLTVKTTGDLHIDSHHTIEDTAIALGQAFREALGDKAGIRRFADASIPLDESLAQVTVDVSGRPYLVHVEPDGMAPMIGPEYDTTMTRHIFESFVSNARVALHVHVPYGRNAHHIVEAQFKALARALRDAVAFDPKVHGVPSTKGAL